The DNA region ACGCCCATGGTTTTGagtcccatccaccaccggaCACGTCTCCGAGCGCTTCATCGCAATACGCTCAACCAATAAGTGCCGCTGAGCCTGAATTCCAACAGCCAACTTTCAACCCAGCACTGAAAAGCTTTGCGTCGTCTTCTCGATATCAGCAGCCCAGCCTTGCTAGCAACTCCCTCACGCCAGATGATCGGCAGTTCAAAGAAGAATCACAGTTGCCAACGCCTGAAACACTAATGGACCAGAACAACCCAGACAACCTCAATCGTCCTCAGGCTACCTATCAGAACCAGGGCCTGGCTACGGTGGAGCAAGACTTGGAAAAAGCACCATTCTCAGAATTTCTACGTGATGTTCTGTACGACCAGTCGTTTGGAAATTCAGCCAGAATGGCTGAGGCACAAGGACTGGCTGTTTTGGACTTTTGCGATGATGTCAACCTGGACTTTCGAGAATTTGACTTTGGTCTTCTCGAGAATTGGAACCCTGATGCCACCCAGCATGTACTCGACTCGACTACTCAAGTGGACAATTCGGCAGAGGTTGCGGCCATGCGATCGACACTCGTCAAGATCTGGACCGAATCACCCTGGCGTTGGGTTCCGAAAAGGACCGATACGGGCTACAACGAGCAGTCTAACCTTCCACTGCTCTCCCGGGATGTACATGGATCTAAAGCCCTCAAGCCTGATCGAGTGGTAAAGGACACTCTGCATAGCTCCAACCGGGACAAGATCTTGGCCATCGTTCTGAGCACATGCAGGGAAAATAGCATGATAAATCGCGTGGCTTCATCGTTTCCCTCGGCCGAGATGATGGATACCTGGATTCATGTCTTTTTGGCTGCACACATGTGCCAAGTCTCATCATGGATTCACTATGGCTCGTTTTCCATGAACCACCAATCTCCAGAGTGGCTCGCCATAGCCACCGCTGCTGGTGCCGTTCTTGCCCCGGTCACTACCCTAAGAAGATTCGGTTTCGCGCTACAAGAAGCCGTCCGTATCTCCATTCCAGGCAGATTTGaagaaaacaacaccaacatcggcctcctcggcccagTCCAAGCTCTGGTGCTAGTGCAAGACGTCGGCCTCTGGAGCGGCAACCGTCGGAAAATGGAAATCGCAGAATGTCATCTCTCGGTTCCCATGGCCATGATGCGCTACAGAGGAAAATTCACCAAAACCGCCTACCCAGacgtcatcatccacccctccGACGAGGGCGAAGTCCTCGAAGAAAAATGGAAAAAATGGTACCAACTCGAATCATGGAAACGTCTCGTTTTCCACGCTTACCTCCGAGATGCCCAAGTGTCCATGACACAattcaacaacccctccatgTCCTACGCCGAGCTCACCCTCCCTTTACCCTGCTCGAAAGATCTCTGGTTTGCACGTACAGCAGAGGAGTTTAAAATCCGGTATCTCGAATCTCGGACCAACAGTGAGGGCAACAAACGCCCTCCATCGCTAGGCGATTTATTCAGggacatcaacctcctcgccacgaaccaccacctcctcgacgTGCAATACGCCATAAGTATCTACCTCCACGGGTTCTGGTCCCTAATATGGGAGTACCGCCAGCTCAAATCcatcctttcctcctcccctttaCCCACTACTGACCCCTCGCTCTCCCCCGAAATGCTCCTCACCCAACGCCACGGCGAACTCCGCCGTCaactctccctcttccaatCCGTCACCCGCGGCTGGCACGAGATGTTGTCTGCCCAAGAATCCATGattctccacctcctccaaatgAACCTCCACGTTTCACTAATCGACCTCCAACTGTTGACCGgcaaagaaggggaagacCAAGCAAGAAGGGTCTACCCCCTTTTGCAGAAATGGTGTCTCGAATCGAGCGACAGCCGCCAGGCGTTGTATCATGCCGGCCAGATCTTCCGATGGGGGAGGAATTTCCCCAAGGGACATCTAAAGGACTTCTGGGCGATTGCGGTGCACCATGCTGCGCTTTGTTTGTGGACTTATGGGATCATTATCAGGGCGtcagggaggaggaaaggtggggggatgggggcaccgttggtgattgatggggaaggggtggaaggggcggggttggaggagtggttggtttatgggggggaggggagggaggtggttgtacaggggatggggaagaggggggttgtttcGGTGGAGGATccgaggggggtgatggaggttgcgaggggggttttggaggcgaattttgtggaggaggggacgggggaggttaaggaggggggattgcCGCCGGTTAGTGAGaatattgttgttgttttgagGCAGATGGGGAATGCGGcttgggcggtggggttCGGGtagttggaaaggggggagggagggtggatgCGGTTGAGGGGGCACCCTCTCTATAGATAATGAGTACAGGAAAAGTAGGTTGACCTATATTATATCATGAATTATGCCTCAATAGTAAACTAGTAGGCAGATTAgctatctttgaaggcctaATGAATAACTTTCGAGGTATGATTCACAATAGGAGACGGGTTAAACCTACCTTTATATGCCAGTTGTTTTGCGGGGAGGGTACCTAAGTGGAAGGATCGAACGGCAGACGGCAGGTGCAGTTGTGTCGTGCCTTCTTTGTTGAGCTTTTCGGATCTCAAAACAGGAAGGCGCAAGGTGATATAGACAGTTTGATACCCTAATTTTGCATAGGTAGGAAGGAGCATTTCATGTTAATAGCTTCCTTGAAAGGACGCTGAAAGATATAATAGAAACCGTTATTTACTAAGGCATAGGTACATGTAAATGCAAAATCATGTATCATCACTGTAACATTCCATCTTGGTTAACGCCCACCACAGTCTCCTTCCCTCCGTCTCAGAAAATGCTCCAAAGAGGTGTTATCACTCCTCGCCCCTGCTAACCTCgcccccatctccttctgTAACACTTGGCCTAGAAACTGCTGGAGAAGTGACTCCAGCTCGGAAGTTTTGAAtcgatggtggtgattcCTACCGCGTATAGTGCGCAGTCTAGCTTTATTGATGGCGTCGATCTGCTTTCGCCGTTCTTGTTCGGATGGAGGGGGTACTCCGGCAGGTCTATCAGATGGGTCTATCCCGATGATCACAGTCTGCTTCCCGTCGATTGCTATTGTCCTTCGGTGATCGGGCACAAAGGGTGTGTCCTCGTCATCTGTGTCGTCGTCCACGGCATCCTTTCCATGCGCGggcacatcctcctcatccatccgACAGTCAGGAACAAACggcacatcctcctcatccgtctcgtcctcttcgtccACTTTTCTTTGTGACCAGTGCACccgctcctcccaccactccttccatccttcttcatcaaTGCCCGCTTGATCTTGGGGGCCGTGTAGCGGGATGATTCTCTCCCATTGAAACAGCAACTCCTTCAGCCTGTCAATTCTCTTCGCTACCTGTTCTGCGGCAGATTGCCCCTCATCTGGCGGTACCCAGCCACAGCCATTcttgagggtgaagaagtCGTCCAGATCTCGGAGGAGGGTGCAGGATCTGTTGTGGGGGAAGTAGAGGTTGAGTTCGAGGGGTGCGGTCCTcaggttggaggagctgaggagaGTTGAGGgtagggagagggagaaagcCAGCGGgagtgagaggagggagttgtaagtttggtggtggaggtgggtgtgTAGTTGGGGTTTGGATTTTGGCCTGGGGAGGattgttggcggtggcggcggcggcggtggtggtgtggatgATGGCAAGGGAGAGTGTAATAATGGAGAGGGTGGTAAGGGAGGGTAAATTGTGAGCTTTGGTAGGGGAGGGTGGATTATCATGTTTGGTTGCTGTTACGGACGAGTACTGGAAATAAAAATGACAAAGGTCAGCTCTGTATGAGGTGACTAGGTAAGGAGGCAGCTCAGCCTTATAAGAACAGCAAGGGGCTTCAGGAGCCTCACTCGAGAAACACAGAGGCAGAGGTAAACGAGCGGACGATCTCAAACCGATCAGGCAAACAACGCCCGCGAAAGAGATACAGATTGGGGAATAAGATGGACATTGTTGATCGCTATTTGCTGAACACGAAGAAAAGCAGCCCGTGACTCGAGCCTCCAGACCCGTAAGGCTGATTTGGAATGGGACGCAATCTTTAAAGTTCTCACCTGAAACACAGAACGAACGGTGAACAGCTGGCGGTATATTGTCAGCCAACAACGTCGGCAGATGCATTGCTGGCTATCATTGCCACTCGGAGCGGTGTTATACGGCGACGTATCAAAGCCGTTCCCGGCGGTGTGGTTGACGGATGCCTCCGCAGCGTGcagtggtggagaggggTCACTTGTGCTGCGGTGAGAGGCTGAGGCAAGCTGGGGTAGGGAGCTGCCTCGTTTCAGATGCTGAGTTACACGAACCGTCAAAGAGGCATTGGAATCATCGAGAGGGGTTAAGTATTTTCGTGAGGCTTGAAGGTGTTGGTGATATCATCTGCGGGGCATACGGATACAAATCCCGCCAGGATGTCAAGCTCGTCACTCGAACCCCAAGCCTTGGGCAAAAGTCCAGACTGGTCGTTGAATCGCATCTCTTGGCGAATTCCAGTTCGACATGAGTGCCAAGTCGTCCTAACCCTCTTCAGGATGAAGCTGTCATCCGAAACGTCAATCCCTGCTTCCAATGTGGGGCTGGTGCTCATCCTGAAACGAAACGGGTTGCGGGGCATCCGCAATAGACTTGATAATAAGTAGCATGAAGTTTGTCTTTCTCTGACAAACTGCAACCCGTGAGTCAACTGGTGATAAAAAGGTGGACTGAAGTGGATGAGATACCATAATATCGATGTCCTTTATGTAAAAATAAGACCGCACAACCCGAGGGAGAAGCCATATATTTGATATGTAGACGTAAAATGCGGGGTCATCCTTCCTGGCTTAGACACTTACACATTTGCCGTGTCAACCAGGAAGCGAGTAAACAAAACACCGCGACACGCATGAACAACAATAACCCATTGAAATCTTGATGACCCCTGACAATTTCCTAAACCAGACTTGACTGGCAACGCGTCGAACTTCACGCGCGGTGCAGCttgtggatgggatgggtagGTAAGGTGGGGACGAGGCACCATAGCTTATGGCAATACGGACTACGGAGTGTACATAGCCTGGAGTTACACAACCCACCACACCATGAACTGTTTAAATAGGCATTTTCAATTGGCTACCTAGCATCTTtgacccccctccccgagcTTTTGGCATCTTCCATCTGTTGTCGACGAGGTGCCTGCCAAGACATTGAAGTGCCCCTTCCCTGTGCATTCACCCTGCACTTTCCTGCATCCTGGAATCCTGGCCTTCCCACGTTCGGGACCCGCTCCCTTTATTTTCGACTCTTTTGGTCTCTGttggcttcttctctcccaaacacctcatcctctttgCATCCACATTTCTTTCCAATCGACGCGTCCCAATCAGCAAATATGGCGCTTCAGGCTGCGTACAAGCAGTTTCTAGCTGCACCAACCCCGACTGTGCTCGCGCAAGACGCGTCTCTGCACTACATTACCTCGACGACGAGCTTCAACGGTCCCGATAGCATTATCAAGCACTTTTCAACCTTCCGCAAccagagcaagaagaagaaggaagacgTGCTTTTCGTCATCGAGGGGCAGAACGCCGTGGTTCTGGAGGCTGAGCTTGTCATCGAATTTATTTCCAGCGGTGGCCCGTATCTGCCTGGATTGGACGACAACTTCCTTGCCGACCGGACTGTGTCTTTTGCCGTTACCCACATCGTCTTGTTCGATGCCGACGGCAAGATTCTCCAGATCCGCCAGAACTGGGACCAAGGGTCGCTGCTGAAGCAACTCGACGTTATTGGCAAGTCGGGTCGCAACTGGCCCATTCGCGATGGCAAGGACCAGGTCAGCTTGATTGCGAAATGCGTCAAGGGAGGCGGAGCTCCTGGGTTTACTACTGATCTTCCCATGCATAACCGCACCAAGTCGACCAACCCTCTCCGCGATCCTCACGCCTCCTTGGCTTTGTTCGCCCCGCGGGAGGAACAGGAAGAGGTTACCGTCGTCTCTCCCTATGCTGGCCGCAGACCTACCCAGCGTTCCTTTACCGAAATTCTGGGCGACGAGCCTGAGGAGCCCGTTTCCCCCAGCAACGGCCGCGAGCGTTCTGTGTCTCCAagcaaggccaaggccgGGGTTAGCAAGAACTTCCAAGCTGTCCGCCTTTTTGACCGCGACGATGATACCGCCGAGGCCGACACGCCCGAGAACGGCAGATCGCCCGAACGTGTCATCCGCCCAAACCCAAAGAAGTACCAACACTTCGACTTTGATGACGGCCACTCTCAGGAGACCCCGAAGcccgctcctgctcccgcAAAGAGCTCCAAGCATGGTGCTTCGTGGGGCTTTGAGGATTTCGTAACACCACAAAAGCCGACAGCATCCCGCACCTTGCACAAGGCCCGGGAAGCTCGCAATTGGTCTACTGAAGATGCCATTACTGAGGAGCAACCTGCCCCCAAGGCCCAGCAGGCCAAGGGCCGCATTACTGCCGAGGCTCACTTTGACTTTGTCGATGACGGTGAGACGCCAGCTGGCGGTCGGTTCCGCGGCCCACCCCGTGGTAGGGGTCAGAATGAAGGGCAGCACCTCTACGAAATGAACCTGTACAAGGAGGACGGCAGTGCGCCGACCCCAGGTCCTGCTCCTCTCGGCAATATTACAAACCAAGCCGGACGCCACAAGTCATTCGATCCTCACTTTGAGATGACGGACGAATCTCCTCGGGATAGCAACGACGGCAAagacaaggctgagaagctcGGTGATGACAGGAAGAAGGCAGTGCGCATGATGGAGAGCAACTGGGAGACCTATGATGTTTCGCCCGCTGCCCTGAAGgagaacaacaaccccaatgGCAAGACGAGAGGAATTGTCACAGCCGGTGATGGCATGGGCAATAAGAAGGGCGGTTGGGGCTTGGCCGAGAAGAAAGAGCGCGGCATCAACACTGCTGGCGACGGGATGGGTGGCAGAAAGGGTGCTGGCCGCGGGTGGGCGCTGGGTGACGAGAGCGACGAGGACGCGCCAACTCAGCCCCAGAAAAAGGGCGGCCGTGGGCCTCCTGCCAAGGTGGAGAGCTTCTGGGACTTTTAAGAACGGATTTCGCATTTTTTTGATCATGATCAGTGCACTTTCATGACAAGAAAGACAGCTTGTACATCTACTGGGAGGTCCTTTTTACAGAGCATgctctgtttcttttttctgtgTGAGGCTCGTCGATGTTTCCTGGGCGTTTTTGCCAGTTGACGGAGTATCAAGAGCGTGGAGGGAAGGGTAATAAAAATGGAACCCTGGGATTTTTATGTTATGATTGATTGTTGTTATGCTTTGACTGTCCTGGACGAGGATAGGAAGAAGGAACAGGGATATGTTTGTTAGGTTACCAGGTAGTGTAAACTGATTTCAACCGAAGAGAGACTTTTATTTGACTTGCCGGTGATGTTTTCTCTCAGGGTTAATGGCGTGCTGTTGCGAACTTGTTCAGATCAGTCTATAGACTATCTGCCACAACTAAGGAGAGGTTTCAGAAATTTGGGTTTGAGCAATTTGGAGTGTCTTTGAATGctatatattaaaaataatcCAGCCACCCTCCTGAAAAGAGAACAACCCGCCATTTGTAAAATAACGTCAAGCTTTTATAGGCGAGGCGCGAGCATCATATATCTCATTCCCCCTCACGCTCGCTGCCCTTTgccctttcctttccatATCAACACAAATACCTATAaaccctcttccacctcggcatccctctcaactccctctccctctcccactccaaCTCCTGCTTCGTCAACAACGAAAAAACAGGCAAACCCCTTGCCctcgcaccaccaccaccggcagaaTGACTGTTCCAGTACACCAcccctgccctcctcctccccgtaTCAAGATCGATATCCTCcagcctcaccaccttgGTCCTAAACCAGATCTTGTATCCCGCCCAGAACAGGACAATGATCGGCACGGAACTGCACTGCAAAAAAAAGTTGTGCACCACGTCGCCCTGGTTGTTGATCGTCACCCCGCTGCCGTTTCCCGTCGGGACAGTCGGGACGACGCGGCGGGCTCCTTCAGGTGCGGTTGAAAACTCGTCGACCGCGTCTGGGTCGGGGAGAGTAGGGGGGATGGGCCAGGCGGCCGTCCAGAACTGGGCGATGAGCACCAATATGTTGAGAAACAGTCCGATCCAGGAGCCAGTTACACCTGCCTGGGAGAGGTAGGAGAGTTCGTCGAGTGAGTGCCCCTGGACGGCCCAGGCTTTCCGGAAGCGGATGTGCGCCAGGCAGATGGAGGCCCATGtgaagattgaggagaggCCGGTGGCGGCCAGGAGCCAGTTGAGCACCTCGGAGGGTTGGTCCAGGTCGGCTAGGTACCCCAGTAGGCCAAAGGCGCTGACGATGAGGATTGATATAAGGGGACGCCCGCGGCGGTCGACGTACCCGAATATTTTGGGAGCTTGTCCCTGATCTGCGAGAGCGGCCAACGTCCGGGAGGAGCCGAACACGGCCGAGTTGCCCACGGATACCACCGCCACGAGGATCACCGCGTTCATGATACCagggaggatggcgatgcCAGCTGATTCGATCGCGATGAcaaaaggggaggaggacgcaTCGGCAAAAGATTCCGCTCCCAAGAGATCGGGGTGGTTGTAGGGAACCAAAAGCCCCACAAGCGCGAGAGAGATGAGATAAAACAGTGTGATCCGCCAAAAGACCTGCTTGATAGCCGTGGGGAGCGATTTCCTCGGGTTGACCGCTTCTGCAGCCGccaaaccaaccaactcGATCCCCGTAAAGGCAAACGCCGCCGTGACGAAGATGGTGCAGAACCCCTTGAACCCATTGTTGAATGCGCCGGGATCTTTCCAATACCTCCCTCCTATGTAGCCCTCGTCGGGGAACCCGCCTATGTTGATGACACATCCCAAGAGGATAAACCCTATAACGGCGATGACTTTCAGGATGGAGAAACAGAACTCTGCTTCGCCGTACCCTCTGACGCCGACGAGGTTTATCACCAcgatggcgacgaggaagactGTGACAAAGACGGATCGATGGATGTCCTCCCTCCAGTAGTTGACCGTCATGCTTCCCGCAATGATCTCAAGCGGCAGACAAACCAGCCACTGGAGGGCGTAATTCCACCCCATCGAGAATCCCAGGGCCGGATCGAGGAAGCGGGTCGAGTAAGCCGAGAAACTGCCAGCGACGGGGAAGGCGACGGCGAGCTCGCCGAGCGCTTGCATGGTGCAGTAGAGCATGCCGCCGATGAAGGCATATGCCAACAGCATCGAGGCAGGGCCCCCAGCAGTGAGCGTCGAGCCCGACACGACAAAGAGGCCGGTTCCTGTTGCCCATCACACATTAGCCCCTATTCTATTTTtacacaacaacaaaagagaAACCATACCAACCGTCCCCCCCAAAGCAATCATCTGCAAATGCCTCCCCTTCAGCTCCCTCGAAAGCTGCGTATTCGCCGTGTTGACGTTAGCGGCGTGCAAATCAAAGTAATGCCCTCCGATATgcctctccttttcctctctactactaccaccaccactattACCACCTCCTCGCGAGCTACCCCCTGCTATCGTCGACGACCGTTTACTGCTTCCCACGCCGTGAACCACCGTTGCGGGTGTGATCCTCCTTCCGGGATCCCTCCGAAAGGAGTTAACCCAGCTCTGTACATAGTGCGAAGGTGTGTGCgagtgggcggtggtgctgttgctgtcgtcgtcgtcttcggggTAGCTAGAGAGGAAGTcacggcggaggaggctgctgcgtTGGCCACCGCTTATGTTGAGCGttgtggcggtggaggggtgtggAGTGTTTGGTTTTGGCATTTTTGGCATTTCTTAGGTATATAAGGATATTAAAAGCCAACAAAAGAGAATTATGGTTGATTATGGAGAGACATGCTACGTCGAAGGGGGTGCCCAAGATAGAGTTGCGATGATGGCGTATGGGTCGCACATCGAGGTccaagagggaggggtgggtgtaCGATGGGAGCTTCTGACAATGTCTATTGGTGTTTGATGTTCAGGAAGAATATGAACAGCAGATGATCAACTCGATAGGTAGTGTGACGGTGCCGTGAGCTGTCAAAGCTTTGTGGCTATCTGCCGCGGAAGAATATTCCTCGTGATAAACTCTTGTCTCGCTCCCAGGGAGAAATCTCGGGAATCCATATACAATCTCGGGAATCCATTTCTGCTCGAAAGAGTGAGAAGCCTTGAGGCGTTCCCCGTCTGTCAAGTTTCGCAGCATGCACACGCATTGAACCCTTTACCGTAATTggcaacaaggagaagccCTGCCAGCAACAAGAATCCCTCGTGGGGTGCGAAAAAATGTCCATGTATGTTTcggagagagaagaaaaccCCCGGATTCGCTGAGGAGGCATAACAACAGGCCGGTAGTTCAACCCTCAAAAGAACATGTGTGGATGATTTTCAGCAGGGATCCTACTAGCTACCCGCTGCAGCCGCTTTGGCGCCCGCTGTGGATTCTATGGAGAATTCTCCACCGATTCCCATCTCCATTGATTTCCATCTCCATCGGAGTTCAAGTGGGTTCTTCGCCATCCATCTCCTTAATGCCCTATCGCCCGTGCTGCCTCGTGCTTGTCCGTGCCACCCCGTGGAGCTTCCCCTAGCCACCTCATGACATAGCTTCCGCCGCATGAGATCTTGAACCATTGATCTCTATCTGTGCCATCGAGAGGAATCAAAAACCTGGGAGAAACAAGCCGCTTCAACTTCATACAACATAACGTATTACCGTATCTGTACAGTGTCAAGTGGATATATATAGGACCATCACCTCCGCTATCCTGCAACGCCTATCATGAtccaaagaaaaagagaaacagGTCGCCATCGATATCATTCACAGACTATTCCACAAGCTTCCCTGCCGCATCCCGaggcttcctcttccaccccgtGGAAAACAACGGCCCCATATCGAATCTTGGGAAAGGATGCGCCTCCGTATTGAAAACAATCTTGTCGAGCGGTAGTAGGTCATTCGGCGAGAACAGCAAGTAAAAGTACTTGAGCGTCTCCGCCAGCCAGAAACTCTCCATATTGTCCCTCGTCCGAGGAgggatgatgttggcatTGGACAAGCTGGTGAAcccgccgccatcctcgaccGCTGTGTAGTTCATAAAGCTCTTGAACATCTCCCAGCCCCAATCACGATACTTTTCCTCGCCGGTGATTCGCCACATGTAGAACAGACTCTCGACCGTCTCTGGGCGCTGCAGGTTATGACTGTCTTGCGGCTTCACGTCAAAATCCTTGCGCCACTCGGCCTCCGGATCGGGGTCGAATTCGGCGGGCGCCTGGTGGGGAGCCGATGCCGGAAGTGGTTCCTTGGGCAGGTTGAAGTAAGTAATCTCAGCGGCAAGGCCGGTCGCCATGTACTTGTACATGCCCCAGCACGTGTGCATAAGTTCCCGTGCGAGCTGCATATCGGCCTCATTCTTGTCGGTCCATGTGGGCAAGCCCCTGGCCTCCTTTTCGGTCAGCCCACCCGTGGCCGCCAGAGCAATTGTTCCGGGCATAAAGCAGACGAGGTGGTCCATCTTGGGTGAAAGTTCATTGCTCAACCCGCTTGGGCGCTCGCCAATGATGGTAAACTGTGACGGCTCCGTGTAAGTGATCAGGTGTTTCCGGACGCCCTGCAGCGCCTCATCCCACATCTCCTGATAAATTGgctccttcttgttggtcTGCAAATACTGCTTGATGAGATATTCGTAGTACGAGTCGCCACGACTGCCCAATCTGATGTTCTCGCCATGAAATTTGCCCGTTGTAGCAAAGATGAAAATGGGCACCAATCCATCCTGAGCGCCATTGTCGTCCACCAGCTGGATGACCTTCTCCGCCTTGTCCCAGAAATCCTTCTCGCCCGTTAGTTTCGCGAGATACTTGAACTCGAGCTGCAGAGTCGTTGTCTCGGCCGTGGATGAAGCACCCGAGTCAGCATGTGAAATAATGCCCTTAAACTCTTTCAAGTTGACACTGGCGTATGGAATCCCAGAAGGCGAATCAAACGCAGCCATCAGTCTGTCAGCCAAGtccttcgccttctccaagtACAAATCCTCCCCAGGCTTCCCAGGGTCGTCATCTGAAATGGGCGCCAACTGTGGAAACGTGGTCGAGAGGTAATGCGCCGAAAGTAACCCTCCCAACATGCGAATCGTCGTCTCAAACGTGTTCACATACTCATCCTGCTCCCACGTCAAATCCTTTGCTAACCACTCCCTTGCATGCGATAACCGGCTGGTCAAGTTCATCAACATGAGCGTATCCAACGAATCAATGATAatccaccccaaccccttcgGCACCATCTGCTTCCCCGTCTTGGACTCCGGATGAAACTCGTCCATCCCCCAAGCATACCTCTCATACGCATCCCAACTCAACTCCAtagcctccaccaccctctccctcctcttcaaccaaTTCGCCCTACTCCTCCCCGTATCCtgtccccaccacccccatctgCTCACAACCGcaccctcctgctccccaGAAAACACACCCGACCACCAAACTAACCCAGCCAcaacaagcaacaacaaccccaacgtcctcttcctcctagGTCtcaatccccctcctcccccaccataCCCGCCCCGTCCTGGGGGGTACATATACGGCTTATCTTTATACATCGGCAACGCAGCACGATTGCCCCCCGAAATGATATCTTGCACCCCGCTCAAAATATTCCCCGGCTTGCTATTCTTGTTTGTAGCCGCGGCCCATAAGCGGTCTTCGTACTGGCGTTGTGGGTTGCTAAAGGAAGGGACATTTTTGGGTATCGAGAAGGAAGACAtatcctcttcttcttgatctccaaCGCCCGGTTCGGAGGAGAATCGTATCTCGGTTGTGTTCGTAGGTGTGTTCGTTGTCGGCAAAAGGGAGGTACTAGCTTCCAGCACCTCGCTCGCCTTGTCGCGAAGGCGCTCggtctcggcggcggcggttcGGATTACgttttggagggtggtggtgatgttacTGGTGtcgtgggcggtggtgtttctCTTTGGTCTCCAGTTGGCAGTGGGATCCCGATTCAGACCACGGATGTTAAATGGGTCTCGAACGTTCATAGGCAAATGATCAATTCGTTGTGTAAGTAATAagcgcggtggtggtagtggtggtggtggcggttgcTATCAATAGGTGCCGTTGGTTTgagatgtggtggtgtgtgagCTGAGACTTCTTTTAGGAATAAAGTAGgtaggaaagaaagagacaAAACTGCATGTACACAGGGAGGAGCAATATGTACAAGAGCAAGACGAGAATCCACAACAAAACGACACACGCACACCCTTCGTCCCGTCCGTTCTTTTTGGCCAGCAATGTGGCTCTTTCCCCGGGTGGCAGGTCAGACGCGGGACAGGAATGCTGCTGACCGGAAGACAGGAACACTTGGAGCTTTCTTGGGATTATATGCAGTCAAAAAGATGCCAGCAAAGTCGATTGGCTGGAGCTGACAACGGCGGGCATATCTTGGTTGCATGCGACTGTTGTGTGGGGTTCTAACAACAGATCGTGGCCGGTCGATCAGTGCGCCGAGTCTTGGCGTCTGAAAAGGACAGCTATGTTTGATGCCGGCAGCCGATATCGTCACTTTCCGTGGATGATTAA from Podospora pseudoanserina strain CBS 124.78 chromosome 1, whole genome shotgun sequence includes:
- the HIP1_1 gene encoding histidine permease (COG:E; EggNog:ENOG503NUN0), with product MPKMPKPNTPHPSTATTLNISGGQRSSLLRRDFLSSYPEDDDDSNSTTAHSHTPSHYVQSWVNSFRRDPGRRITPATVVHGVGSSKRSSTIAGGSSRGGGNSGGGSSREEKERHIGGHYFDLHAANVNTANTQLSRELKGRHLQMIALGGTVGTGLFVVSGSTLTAGGPASMLLAYAFIGGMLYCTMQALGELAVAFPVAGSFSAYSTRFLDPALGFSMGWNYALQWLVCLPLEIIAGSMTVNYWREDIHRSVFVTVFLVAIVVINLVGVRGYGEAEFCFSILKVIAVIGFILLGCVINIGGFPDEGYIGGRYWKDPGAFNNGFKGFCTIFVTAAFAFTGIELVGLAAAEAVNPRKSLPTAIKQVFWRITLFYLISLALVGLLVPYNHPDLLGAESFADASSSPFVIAIESAGIAILPGIMNAVILVAVVSVGNSAVFGSSRTLAALADQGQAPKIFGYVDRRGRPLISILIVSAFGLLGYLADLDQPSEVLNWLLAATGLSSIFTWASICLAHIRFRKAWAVQGHSLDELSYLSQAGVTGSWIGLFLNILVLIAQFWTAAWPIPPTLPDPDAVDEFSTAPEGARRVVPTVPTGNGSGVTINNQGDVVHNFFLQCSSVPIIVLFWAGYKIWFRTKVVRLEDIDLDTGRRRAGVVYWNSHSAGGGGARARGLPVFSLLTKQELEWERERELRGMPRWKRVYRYLC
- the MNS1 gene encoding mannosyl-oligosaccharide alpha-1,2-mannosidase (CAZy:GH47; COG:G; EggNog:ENOG503NUIH) encodes the protein MNVRDPFNIRGLNRDPTANWRPKRNTTAHDTSNITTTLQNVIRTAAAETERLRDKASEVLEASTSLLPTTNTPTNTTEIRFSSEPGVGDQEEEDMSSFSIPKNVPSFSNPQRQYEDRLWAAATNKNSKPGNILSGVQDIISGGNRAALPMYKDKPYMYPPGRGGYGGGGGGLRPRRKRTLGLLLLVVAGLVWWSGVFSGEQEGAVVSRWGWWGQDTGRSRANWLKRRERVVEAMELSWDAYERYAWGMDEFHPESKTGKQMVPKGLGWIIIDSLDTLMLMNLTSRLSHAREWLAKDLTWEQDEYVNTFETTIRMLGGLLSAHYLSTTFPQLAPISDDDPGKPGEDLYLEKAKDLADRLMAAFDSPSGIPYASVNLKEFKGIISHADSGASSTAETTTLQLEFKYLAKLTGEKDFWDKAEKVIQLVDDNGAQDGLVPIFIFATTGKFHGENIRLGSRGDSYYEYLIKQYLQTNKKEPIYQEMWDEALQGVRKHLITYTEPSQFTIIGERPSGLSNELSPKMDHLVCFMPGTIALAATGGLTEKEARGLPTWTDKNEADMQLARELMHTCWGMYKYMATGLAAEITYFNLPKEPLPASAPHQAPAEFDPDPEAEWRKDFDVKPQDSHNLQRPETVESLFYMWRITGEEKYRDWGWEMFKSFMNYTAVEDGGGFTSLSNANIIPPRTRDNMESFWLAETLKYFYLLFSPNDLLPLDKIVFNTEAHPFPRFDMGPLFSTGWKRKPRDAAGKLVE